The following nucleotide sequence is from Hirundo rustica isolate bHirRus1 chromosome 24, bHirRus1.pri.v3, whole genome shotgun sequence.
CGGGGGACACCCGCACCCCGCCGGCGCCCCGTTACACCCAGCGCGTCCCGCTCCAGCCACCACAccctgccccggccccctcCACCCTTCCCGGCCCCATTcacccccccggccccggccccggccccggtcCGGCCCCTTCCGCCCCGCTCCGCTGCCTGCCGGGACGCGTAGTCCCTCGGCCCCGCACGGCTCCCGGCCCGCCGCAGgtccgctcccggccccgccgatCGCTCCGCgctgctcccggccccgctccgcctgTTGCTGCGCTGCcggccccgctgctcccgcAGCTCCGAGCCTCCCGTCGCTCCGCTCCTCTCGCAGCTCCGAGCCTCCCGTCGCTCCGCTCCTCCGCTTGCCCCGCTGCCGGCCCCGCTTCCCCTGCGGCTCCGCTTCCCCTGCAGCTCCGAGCCTCCCTTTGCTCCGCTGCTCCGCTTGCCCCGCTGCCGTCGCCGCGCTTGATGCAGGTCCGATGCTcctgtttttccctctcccccgCTTGTCCCGctcctgtccccctgccctgtttcccctctctcctgtttcccctctctcctgtttcccctctctcctgtttcccctctcccccgctcctgtccccaccccacCTGTTGCCGCTGTCCCGCTCCTTGTCCCGCTGCCGTCCCCGCCGCATCCCTCGGGGAGCGGGGAGCGTCCCTGGGGGTCAGGCTTGCTAGAAGCTGCCGGCATTAATTAGCGCGGCTCAGGAGCGGGATGAGCCGCTCGCTAATCCCGGCGGAGCAGGCAGAGCCCGGCTGCCCGCGCCGGCATCCTGCAGCTCCGGGGATGCTCCTTTTGGATTCTAAACTGGGAACTGGACAATCTCACGGGGTCAGGCGTGGGAGAAGCAGAGCTGGCGGGGCGCCGgggctgctcaggagctgctggctccgCCGGGGTTTGGGGTACCGAAGAGGATCTGTGGGCTTCCCGAGTGGGGAGGTGTGTGACGGTGTCCCATGCCCGTGCCTCGCAGCTCCGCTTTGAAACCAGGGTGAAAATCCATCCTGGAACACAGCTCACTGACAGGCAGAGGGCTTGAgccctgtgccccagccctggcccacCGGTGTCTCCACTGGATGTAGGGTCACCTGGGTGGTTTGGGTACATGGATCCCTGTACGGGGACAGCTCAGGGTTCGTGGTGATCCTTGAGTtcaggaaaggaggggaaaggcCTGGAGTACCCCGAGcgctcttccttccttccttcctgcccttgGCTCAGCCCTTCCACCTTCCCAGCCTGCCTCCTTGgctctgtcctgcagcctgCACCGGCTCCCCGGGGCTGTCACTCCAACGCATTCCCTGCAGGTGCCCCCTCTGCCTGGCGCTGCCCGCTGACCCCCGCAAAGCCCGACAGGCGATGGAGGGAGAGCCCACCCTGCGCCTCCGCATCTTCGACCTCAACTGCTGGTGAGTCCAGGCTTCGCCAGGTCCGTGCCAGGGCGGAGATGGGAGCACCGGGCTGGGTGAGGGGTCCTTCATGGGGTTACCTTCATGGCCCCTTCATTTTGGGGTCACAGCactctcccagctccagatgATCATGAGATGCTTAGCTGGGTAGGgtctcctgtcccctctgtgctcGTCAGCCCTAGAAAAACCCCCCAGTTTGCACCCCAAGCAAGGAGGAGCTGCCTCAGTTCTGCAGGCAGGAGAAGCTGTCCCCAAACAgcctccctgctgtcccctttCCCCTTGGATCTTTCCCCTTCCCACCTTCCCCATCTGCATCCTGCTTCTACTGGTGTTGGAGCCCTGTTTCTGTCCCTCGTTTGGGGTCACGATGGGCCCCAATCACCTTGTCCCCACCAGGCTTTGACTGTGCCCCCTCTCTGGCAGGGCCATCCGCTACCTGAGCAAGCGGCGCCAGGAGCGCGTCCGGCTCATCGGGGACACGCTGCGCCGGGAGGGCTTTGACctggtgctgctccaggaggtgAGGGCACTTTGTGAGCCGGGTGCACCCTTCCTCAGCCTGGGAGATGAGCCTGGCCACTCTCAGCCCACCCACTGTCCTCCAGGTGTGGAGCGAGCGGGACTACAGTGACCTGAAGGTGAAGCTAGCAGGCTGTTACCCCTTCTCCCATTACTTCCGCAGGTGAGAAGGGCAAGGTCAGCCCGTCGGGGCCGTCtgtggggcagtgccagggctgtgccacgTCCTTGGGGTTTATCActtgcagaggctgctgcaggtgtgACCTCTGTAGTTGTGCCCATGGCTGGGCAGTGGGATGCTCACAGGAGCAGACGTACACTGGGATCCAGGCATCTGGGGAGGCCTCCAGGCTCGGGGCTAGGGGAAGGCAGAGGTTTTGGGAACCACATCtcctcattttgctttttccctcccACAGTGGGGTGATCGGCAGCGGCCTCTGCGTCTTCTCCAGGTTCCCCATCCTGGACACACTCCTCTACCAGTACTCACTGAACGGGTACCCCTACATGGTAAATGGGCTGGGGGGCATGTGGCACCAGGGTGTCCGTCCCCACGCAGCCTCAGCAGCCCTGACCTGCCCTTCTTCCCcttgggcagctccagcacggGGACTGGTTCTGCGGCAAGTCCGTCGGCCTGGTCATTATGAAGATCTCAGGGATCATCTTCAACATCTACGTCACCCATGTGAGCACCCCAGGGGAGAACCCAGCATGGGGGGGAcagtggggagcagggggatgaGTGGCCATACCCCTCTTTTACTGTCCCCTGGCTTTAATCGCTGCTCTCCACCCTCTGCCCTGGACTATGCTCtgatttaataaaatactgctcagggcagggacagggacagggacagggacagggacagggacccaTAACCTGGTTGTGCATTGCGCTGAGCACCCCAGGCTCTTCCCAGTGGGGGTGACATAAAGAcagaggtgctggcagggaCTGTTTGGAGGGCTTGGGTGGGTTTGCGgggagcctggcagcagggcaggggtcACAGGCGTGGGAGTCACTGCCcctttgctttccctccctctccagctgcacGCCGAGTACTGCCGGGACAAGGACGCCTACCTGCCCCACCGCCTGGTGCAGGCCTGGGAGCTGGCGCAGTTCATCCGGTGAGCAGCTGCGGGGTGTCACCCTGCAGGTCCCCAGGACCTGTCCTGTCACTCCTACCCCTCCCCCTGGGGCTTGCACTGCAGAGAGCTCCCATTTGCACCGGTCCCAGTCAGGTGCAGGAGCACTGGGCAGGTCCAGTCtggtgccaggcagggcagggaaggacagccacccctgtccccacagaCACACCTCAAAGGCAGCAGAcgtggtgctgctgggaggggaccTGAACATGCACCCTGAAGACGTGGGCATCCGGCTGCTGCGTGGCTGGACGGGGCTGCGGGACGCCTTCGCTGAGGCCACGCGCTTTGAGGTGAGCTGAGGGGCTGAGTGGGGTCCCAGGGCACACCGAGAGCCCCCGACCCAGCCAGGCTCTCGTCTCAGGGCTGCAAGAACGGCTGCACGCTCGTCCCTGACAACTGCTTCACTGACAAGTCCGAGCTGCTGCCCTTCCCGCTGGGCATCCGCATTGACTACATCCTCTACAAGGTAACGGCGGGCGTTTGCCCACCAGCTCTGAGTGACGGGGGTGAGGCACCGCTGTGACCCCCTTGTCCCCTCTCCCAGGCCATCTCCAGCTTCACGGTGAAGTGTGAAGAGCTGAAGACCACCACGGGGCCAGCCCCAGGCATGGACATCCCCTTCTCGGACCATGAAGCCGTGATGGCCACACTGCACATCCAGAGGCGGGGACAGCCGGCGGGTGCCACCCTCGGCGCAGCTGGTAAGTCggggggctgctgccagcacccacCGTGTGCTGGGGGGGCCGGTGGAGTTGGGTGGAGGTCTTTGGGGGTGTttccccctgtgctgctgcttgtggaGGGCTGCAGAGCGGTGGGGACGAGGAGAAGGGTATTGGGGTGGTATGGCGGGGTACAGGGGTGGTATATGGGGGTCCCACCCTGCTGAGGGCCCCTGTCCCCGCAGACCTGGCACTGGTGGACGTGGTGACAGAGGCACGGACAGAGGTGGGCGTGGGGCTGCGGGCGGCGCAGCGGCAGCGCTACTCCTCGGGCAGGATGGCcgtgctggccctgctgctgctgctgctccaggccgCGGCAGCGCTGGGCACGCTGGCCGGGCTGGGCGCAGAGCAGCCCTTCCCCAAGCTCTCCTTCTGCCTGCTGGCCTTCCTCGCCCTCGGCGTCCTCGTCCTCGCCACCGGTCTCCACCTGTTTCACACCATGGAGGTGAAGATGCTGCACGGCACCGAGGACCAGATGTGCATGGCACTGCGGGCCCTGCAGGAGCGTCCCAGCGAAGGCTGAGCTGAGCCCGTGGGTGTCCCACACTGTCCCCTTGGCCCCACCACGTCCCCTTTTTCATCCTTGTTTTTAGCTGACTTCGGATTTGAGGcgagcagtgctgcagccaaTGCAGTAGTGCAGGTTTGACAGCTGCCTCTGGGGTAGATTTGTTGCATTGACCCCTGTGAGAACCACCGTGGAGGCAAGTTTTTATTGCTGTCTTTTTAAATATACCCTTTTCTACATGGAGGGACCCACTGGCCTGGCTGGAAGGCTTGAGATGCTGAGCCTCCCCTTGCCTGGGGTGGCCTCAAAGTTTACACTGGTGACTGTTCTGGCAACCAGTCCTGACTCTGATGGAAAATAAAGGCAGTATTTTAACCTTTGGCACTGGGTCGGGGGGGCTTTATTTGAAAGGAGGGGGTTTGCAGCAGGATTGTAGGGCTGGTACAaacagggagggctggaggaggcgCTGAGGGGAACGGCAGGATGAGGGCTGAGCTAAGAGAGGAACCTACACCTGGGACCCCCATCCCAGCACATCTGGGATGCCCTGAGCACCATTTGGCTACACAGGCCACCCTGCAACAGCCAGGGACTCCAGGGGTGTCTGAGGTCTGTGCAAAGGCCAGCGTGGCATTGCCAAGCAGAAGAAATCCCAAAGGCGCAAggagggcacagctgctggTGTCCCTTGTCCTCGGTGTCAGAGTGCTGGTCCTGAGCACAATTCCCCTAGGAGCTTCTGGACAAAAAGGCCTTCCCTGGCCCAAGGGACTCATGGTAGGGTTCTGAGCCAggtttcctgcagcagctggggacagcagggacgtGGCATCCAAAAGCAgtggtgcagagcagctggatcaGCCCAGTCCGTCACTGGCTCCAGCCTGCACAGCCAGATGTGCCTTGAGATGGACAGtccaggctgggatggatgCCCTCAGCTGGGAAGGATGCCCCAGGGTGGCTTTGAGGAACCATTCCTGAAGGTGCCCCTCCATACGATGGCATCTGCCCTGCGCCAGTCACCTCCTTGCTGCTGGGAGCCACCGCAGCCCCCTCTGGCAGTCCCTGCGAGTCTTGTTTTCCAGCAAGCACACGGCAAAGGCAATCCAGCCACGCACAGGAATGCCTCTCAGCACCCCAAAGCTGAGTGCTTCTCGCTGTCTCCCCGTGTGGGCATCCACCAGCGGGTCTGGCCCCTCCGTGACAGGCTTTGGCAAGCAGGGAGCTGGATTTGCTGCGGCAGCCTGCGGGTGCTGGGGCATGGCCACCTCCAGAGGTAGCTCAGAGTGATGCTCAGGCCAggactcacacacacacacacactctgctTGTGCCCCGTGGCTCCGGGAGCCATGCGGGTCAAGCCCGCAGCTCACTGAGCCGCTTCTCCTCCTGCATTTGGATGAGGATGTTCCGCTTATTCACCACCTCCACCAGCTGCTTCAGGATCTCCTGCTCAGCCTTCTCATCCTCAGCTGTCTTCAGGGCATCTGTGGGTGCAGGGGGCCAGAGTAGAGCTGGGAAGGCCACAAGCCCTGACCTGCTCCCTGCGCCACGCAAAGGGATCCTCTCCCTGGCACGTGCTGGCACTCACCCTCCTTGTTCATGTAACTCCGCAGCGTCTCGTCGAGCTgacactgctgctcctccagcttcAGCTCCTGCACCCTGTGGGGAGGAAGAGGGTACTGGGTTCACAGGGGGCTGGGGTGAGCTGAGCCCCCCACACCGAGCAGGGAGCATCCCCCGAGGCTTACGCGATCATGAGGTCCGACTCCTCGGTCACCAGATTGTTCTTCTTCTGGACCAGGTAGAGCAGCTGGTTTGTCCACTGTGtctgctgctcagctgggctCTCTGCAGGACAGGGGAATGGTGAGCGGGGTGCAGACCCCCACTGCAGGGTCACAGCTCTCCGTCCACCCCGGCCTTACTATTCTTATCCCGGAGTAACTTCTCCAGCTTGAtgccctgctgctccagttCCCGGAATGTCACCTCGATCTCCTCCAGCCGTCTCTGGATGGCCTGTGAGAGAAGGGCAGCACTCACCCGCAGGCCAGGACCTGCCAGCGTGtggccaccagcagcaggacagaggggacagggtaCAGTGCCATGCTGGGGACCTGGCTCTCCCCTGTGGGGTTACCTGGGCTCTGCAGAACCTCTTCATCTGGGACTCCCTGGCCCGGCGGGCCAATGTGCGCTTCCAGGTGGGGtatttctcctcttccctgggGTCTGGGTACTGTGCAAGGACAGTGGCACGGGCAGGGGGTCAGGAGTGCAGCAGGCACCTCCTGCCTtggcagccacagctgagccAGACTCGATGGTGCTGTGAGAGGAGCAAGAGCCCCAGCTACCACCCGTGCTAGTGGTGCCACCATCACCTGGGGAAAATCCTCACCAACTCTTTCATGATGCCAAGGCCTGTGCCTTcatcctcctctttctcctcttcctcctcctcctcctcgctgtCACTCTCTTCCAAATCTGCCCAAGAAAAGAGCTGTTTCAGGCTGGTTCCTCATGAGCAAGATGTGGGATACAGCAGGGtcctggagggactgggagctCTGCTCATCTGACACTCCCGTTTGTACCACCTACCTTTCTCCATGTcaattttctcctcctcctccttgcagGCGCCTTGTCCCTGCCACGGGGCAGGGAGGGCCTCAGGTGCTGCGTGGAGCCGCAGACGAGCTGGCTTCAGTGGAGGCTCGGGCTCTGCTTCACTGGTGAGGTTCAGCGTGGACAGATTGAGCCTCTCCAGTGGTGTAAGGACAAtcttcctcctgcccccactctcctcaccctcctctgctgtcccctggggCTCCGCTCTGGGAACCTCCACATcccccccaggctgtgccagcggCTCCTGCTCCTCCGTGTCACCAGCATCTGCAGTGTCCTCAACTTCCCCAGGCTCTTCCCCTGCCTGCGGGGCTGCTGGAGTGGGCTGAACTGGACTGGATGTCCACTCCATGGGGGGCACACGTGGGCTTCCAGCATCTGGGAGTGggtgggcagcagcaccagcatcctacagcagagccagagcagagggCTGATGCACACAGGGCCACACCCAACCATCCCCCCCCTTACATTCTGCCTTTCCTCCATCACCTACAGGGATTCAGGGTGATTTACCCCATCGAGCAGCGCTGGAGCCTCATCCCGGGGCAGGTCTGTGCTGGGAGCATTGGGGTAGTGCAGCGAGCAGTAAAAATGACCTGGGGGGACGAGAGGGGGGGAGCGAACTCATGGTGACAACCCACGAGGCGGAGAGGCCGTGCCCCGAgcattccctgtccccaaaaGCCTCCTCACCATCCTCCTCGTCGAAGGCGTAGTCGCCCAGGCGCAGGGTGGCCCCGCAGCGCCGGCACTGGAAGCAGCCGCGGTGGAAGAAGCGTCCCTCGGCGCTGGCTCGCTCCAGGATGTAGACGCGGCGGCCGCAGAAGTAGCAGGCGTCACTGTTCTCCCCTGTCCTCTCCCTCGGTGGCTGCGGGGGGAGAGGACAGGCGGGGCTGGCAGCGGGGGCCTGGCACCCACCCTGCCCCGTGGCTGTGCCCGCAGCCATGGGGGCACGGGGCAGGGCTTCGCCGCTCTCGCCGGGTCTGGGCGCTCGGGGATGGGCGAGGGAGCGGCAAGCCTTGGCTCCGGAAAACCAGTTGGGTCAGGAAacaggcagggaggagctgggaatctGTGGGCGTTCGCTTGTGCAGCCCCGGTGCCAGCCCTTGGCTCGGCCCTGCCAGGCACTGGTGCCCCC
It contains:
- the SMPD2 gene encoding sphingomyelin phosphodiesterase 2, translating into MEGEPTLRLRIFDLNCWAIRYLSKRRQERVRLIGDTLRREGFDLVLLQEVWSERDYSDLKVKLAGCYPFSHYFRSGVIGSGLCVFSRFPILDTLLYQYSLNGYPYMLQHGDWFCGKSVGLVIMKISGIIFNIYVTHLHAEYCRDKDAYLPHRLVQAWELAQFIRHTSKAADVVLLGGDLNMHPEDVGIRLLRGWTGLRDAFAEATRFEGCKNGCTLVPDNCFTDKSELLPFPLGIRIDYILYKAISSFTVKCEELKTTTGPAPGMDIPFSDHEAVMATLHIQRRGQPAGATLGAADLALVDVVTEARTEVGVGLRAAQRQRYSSGRMAVLALLLLLLQAAAALGTLAGLGAEQPFPKLSFCLLAFLALGVLVLATGLHLFHTMEVKMLHGTEDQMCMALRALQERPSEG